A genomic region of Christiangramia sp. OXR-203 contains the following coding sequences:
- a CDS encoding GNAT family N-acetyltransferase: MEYTIREARREDMRDVLELIKELAAHENHLDDVEVDVAALEKEGFEHENFKCFVADVSGNIEGMALVYFRFSTWKGRTVHLEDLIVRESMRGTGLGGALYQQVVKYGHEHGVKRIEWVVSEGNRNAIEFYENTGAQIKESWKTVHMEESGIHKNVKK, from the coding sequence ATGGAATATACAATTAGAGAGGCCAGACGTGAAGATATGCGGGATGTTCTGGAACTTATAAAAGAACTTGCCGCACATGAAAACCATCTCGATGATGTAGAGGTAGACGTTGCTGCACTGGAAAAAGAAGGTTTTGAACATGAAAATTTTAAATGTTTTGTAGCCGATGTTTCCGGAAATATTGAAGGAATGGCGCTGGTATACTTCAGGTTTTCTACCTGGAAAGGAAGAACCGTACACCTTGAAGATCTTATCGTTCGTGAGAGTATGCGTGGAACAGGTCTTGGCGGAGCTTTATACCAGCAAGTTGTAAAATATGGTCATGAACATGGCGTTAAACGTATAGAATGGGTCGTTTCAGAAGGAAATAGAAATGCGATCGAATTTTATGAAAACACAGGTGCACAGATAAAGGAGAGCTGGAAGACCGTACATATGGAAGAAAGTGGCATCCATAAAAATGTGAAAAAGTAG
- a CDS encoding aspartate kinase — translation MKVFKFGGASVKDAEGVRNLLKVLEVTGTAEKLIVISAMGKTTNALEFVVQEYLQNSRVSNTLEEVKTYHLEIMHELFPDTRAQVFTKIQRLFTELENFLDHNKSIQYDFVYDQVVSFGELLSTTIVSEYLNSHNITSKWLDARQFIKTDSTNREAQVNWSKTQDLVLSHIDTSKLNITQGFIASDANNFTTTLGREGSDYSAAILAYCLNAENVTIWKDVPGVLNADPRHFTETHLLNQISYEEAIELAFYGASVIHPKTLQPLQRKEIPLYVRSFINPAEEGTAVSKGRTIFPEVPCFIVKKNQVLISLSSLDFSFMVEKNISEIFRLFHKYQMKVDLIQNSAISFKVCVDNKFNQLEKLIQHLKARFKVDYKTGVSLYTIRHFNAEAIASLEKDKNVLLKQLTQNTVQLVAEV, via the coding sequence ATCAAAGTATTTAAGTTTGGTGGTGCTTCCGTAAAAGATGCTGAGGGCGTACGTAACCTTTTAAAGGTTCTTGAAGTTACAGGAACTGCAGAAAAACTGATCGTAATTTCAGCGATGGGTAAAACAACGAATGCTCTAGAGTTTGTTGTTCAAGAATACCTGCAAAATTCCAGAGTTTCAAATACGCTGGAGGAGGTGAAAACCTATCATCTGGAGATTATGCATGAGCTTTTTCCAGATACAAGAGCACAGGTTTTTACTAAAATTCAAAGGCTCTTCACCGAACTCGAAAACTTTTTAGACCATAATAAATCAATACAATACGATTTCGTTTACGACCAGGTGGTGAGCTTTGGTGAATTGCTTTCTACCACTATCGTTAGCGAATACCTTAATAGTCACAATATTACCTCAAAATGGCTGGATGCACGACAATTTATTAAAACCGATAGTACCAATCGGGAAGCTCAGGTAAACTGGAGTAAAACTCAGGACCTCGTACTCAGCCACATCGACACTTCAAAACTTAATATCACTCAGGGTTTTATTGCTTCAGATGCGAACAATTTTACAACGACATTGGGTCGTGAAGGTTCAGATTATTCAGCAGCGATCCTGGCCTATTGTCTTAATGCGGAAAATGTAACGATCTGGAAAGATGTTCCCGGAGTTCTGAATGCAGACCCACGGCACTTTACCGAAACTCATTTGCTCAACCAGATCTCCTACGAGGAGGCTATAGAACTTGCGTTTTACGGTGCTTCGGTGATACATCCAAAAACACTACAGCCATTACAAAGAAAGGAAATTCCGCTTTATGTACGCTCTTTTATTAATCCTGCGGAAGAAGGCACTGCTGTAAGTAAAGGCAGGACTATTTTTCCTGAAGTACCCTGCTTCATCGTGAAAAAGAATCAGGTTTTGATCTCATTGTCATCACTGGATTTCAGCTTTATGGTGGAGAAGAATATTTCTGAAATATTCCGACTTTTTCACAAATATCAAATGAAGGTGGATCTTATTCAGAATTCGGCTATTAGTTTTAAAGTTTGTGTAGATAATAAATTCAACCAGCTTGAAAAACTGATTCAACATCTTAAGGCGCGATTTAAAGTTGATTACAAAACCGGTGTTTCTCTTTATACCATAAGGCATTTCAATGCTGAAGCGATCGCTAGCCTGGAAAAGGATAAAAACGTACTTTTAAAACAATTGACCCAAAACACCGTTCAACTGGTAGCTGAAGTTTGA
- a CDS encoding lysophospholipid acyltransferase family protein: MGIVSAREVAQVMNLCKFGFLGNSIGWLILKTTKLSRINREYDKRKNLNGIDFIDSILNEFEIDFDIPEKDLKRIPKDGAFITVSNHPLGGIDGMILMKLVLEKRPDYKVIANFLLHRLDPLKPYILPVNPFEDHKDAKSSLGGMKRSIAHLKAGNALGIFPAGEVSTSRDKHLIVDKPWEPSAMKLIQKSKVPVLPIYFHAKNSVFFYRLASMSDVLRTAKLPSEMLSQKRRKIKVRIGHPISVEDQKEHTNLEAYTAFIRRKTYMLANVFEKKNLLSKLPRTLKIPRSPKDVAEETNSELMSLEVENCRRMDKRLLQSKNYEVFLAKREVIPNILNEIGRLREITFREVGEGTNKSVDLDKFDDHYHHLFLWDREAEKIAGAYRMGMGNEIFAAHGIDGFYLQDLFGFESELYKMMSESIEMGRAFIIKEYQLKPMPLFLLWKGIVHCTLRFPEHKYLIGGVTISDKFSNFSKSLMIEFMKSNYYDPYVAQYVHPKKEFKVKLVDADKDLVFDESEADLNKFDRIIDELEPENLRLPVLIKKYIKQNAKVVAFNVDPLFNDAIDGLMYIRIADLPESTVKPVMEEFQKELEERAAATAKDK; the protein is encoded by the coding sequence ATGGGAATTGTAAGTGCAAGAGAAGTAGCCCAAGTGATGAATCTTTGCAAATTTGGTTTTCTTGGCAACAGCATAGGTTGGTTGATCCTCAAAACCACGAAACTTTCTCGCATTAATCGAGAATACGATAAACGCAAAAACCTAAATGGGATTGATTTTATAGATTCTATTCTAAATGAATTTGAAATCGATTTTGATATTCCGGAAAAAGACCTGAAAAGAATTCCAAAGGATGGTGCTTTTATTACCGTTTCCAATCATCCTCTTGGAGGAATTGATGGAATGATCCTGATGAAGCTGGTTCTGGAAAAAAGACCCGATTACAAGGTCATTGCAAACTTTCTTTTGCACCGTCTTGATCCGCTCAAACCTTATATCCTGCCGGTAAATCCTTTTGAAGACCATAAGGATGCGAAGTCCAGTCTGGGAGGAATGAAAAGATCGATCGCACATCTTAAAGCCGGGAATGCCCTCGGAATTTTTCCTGCCGGGGAAGTTTCAACAAGCAGGGACAAGCATTTGATCGTAGATAAACCCTGGGAACCTTCAGCCATGAAACTTATTCAGAAATCGAAAGTTCCAGTGCTTCCTATCTATTTCCATGCTAAGAATAGCGTATTTTTCTATCGCCTGGCTAGTATGAGCGATGTGCTGCGTACTGCAAAATTGCCCAGTGAAATGCTTTCCCAGAAACGTAGAAAAATAAAGGTTAGAATAGGTCATCCAATTTCAGTAGAAGATCAGAAAGAGCACACAAATCTGGAAGCGTATACTGCATTTATACGACGAAAAACATATATGCTTGCCAATGTTTTTGAGAAAAAAAATTTACTGTCTAAACTTCCCAGAACATTAAAGATTCCCAGATCTCCAAAAGACGTTGCTGAAGAAACCAATTCAGAATTAATGAGTCTTGAAGTGGAGAATTGCAGAAGAATGGATAAAAGGCTACTGCAAAGTAAAAACTACGAGGTGTTTCTGGCAAAACGTGAAGTGATCCCAAACATCCTGAATGAAATTGGCAGATTAAGGGAGATCACATTTCGGGAAGTGGGAGAAGGCACCAACAAAAGTGTGGACCTTGACAAATTTGATGATCATTATCACCATTTGTTCCTATGGGATCGAGAAGCTGAAAAGATCGCCGGCGCTTACAGAATGGGAATGGGAAATGAGATTTTTGCAGCTCATGGAATCGATGGTTTCTACCTGCAGGACCTGTTTGGTTTTGAATCAGAACTTTACAAAATGATGAGCGAGAGCATCGAAATGGGTCGGGCGTTTATAATCAAAGAATACCAGCTAAAGCCCATGCCTTTGTTCTTATTATGGAAAGGAATTGTGCATTGTACATTAAGGTTTCCTGAACATAAATATCTTATTGGCGGAGTCACCATAAGTGACAAATTCAGTAATTTTTCAAAATCTCTCATGATCGAGTTTATGAAGTCCAATTATTACGATCCATATGTTGCCCAGTATGTTCACCCCAAGAAAGAATTTAAAGTAAAACTTGTCGATGCCGATAAAGATCTTGTTTTCGATGAAAGTGAAGCTGATCTTAACAAATTTGACCGCATCATTGATGAGCTGGAACCAGAAAACCTCAGACTTCCGGTGCTTATAAAAAAATATATCAAGCAAAACGCTAAGGTGGTTGCTTTTAACGTAGACCCTTTGTTTAATGATGCGATAGACGGACTTATGTATATAAGGATCGCTGATCTACCGGAGAGCACGGTCAAACCGGTGATGGAAGAGTTTCAGAAAGAACTTGAAGAGCGGGCGGCGGCAACTGCAAAAGATAAATAA
- a CDS encoding SDR family oxidoreductase, whose amino-acid sequence MENILIAGATGATGKRVIEILNNSESFNPLALIRKEEQRQQFEDMDVEAVMGDLEGDVSHTMKGIDKVIFAAGSGGGTSEEKTIAVDQEGAKKLIDAAKNSNVQKFVMLSAMAADEPSKNEDLKHYLEAKKEADDYLRASGLNYTIVRPGALTDDLGLAKVEVAEGSLGKRGEISRDDVAFLLVMSLADPLVKNMTFEAIEGTQSIKEALLDLTTKA is encoded by the coding sequence ATGGAAAATATATTAATAGCCGGTGCAACCGGTGCTACAGGAAAAAGAGTAATCGAAATCCTGAACAACTCTGAAAGTTTCAATCCGCTGGCACTTATTCGAAAAGAAGAGCAAAGACAGCAGTTTGAAGATATGGACGTAGAAGCTGTGATGGGAGATCTTGAAGGAGATGTAAGTCACACCATGAAAGGAATTGATAAAGTGATCTTCGCCGCAGGATCTGGTGGAGGAACCAGTGAGGAAAAAACCATTGCCGTAGACCAGGAAGGTGCTAAAAAACTTATTGATGCAGCGAAAAATTCCAACGTTCAGAAATTTGTAATGTTGAGCGCAATGGCAGCAGATGAACCATCAAAAAATGAAGATCTTAAGCATTATCTAGAAGCGAAAAAAGAAGCTGACGACTATCTTCGTGCAAGTGGATTGAATTATACGATCGTTAGACCAGGTGCGTTGACCGATGATCTTGGCCTTGCTAAAGTTGAAGTTGCAGAAGGTTCACTTGGAAAAAGAGGAGAGATTTCCAGAGATGATGTAGCATTTTTACTGGTAATGTCACTGGCAGATCCATTGGTGAAGAATATGACTTTTGAGGCAATTGAAGGTACGCAATCTATAAAAGAAGCTTTATTAGATCTTACCACTAAAGCTTAA
- a CDS encoding VOC family protein, producing the protein MKNRVTGLGGFFFKAKDPDATKSWYNQHLGLNTDQYGCTFWWKDKQGNDCSTQWSPMDHKTEYFQPSEKQFMMNFRVENLEELLKVLKIEGVEVVGEMENYDYGKFGWILDPEGNKIELWEPVDQVFLEEKEKDNE; encoded by the coding sequence ATGAAAAACAGGGTTACAGGTTTAGGCGGTTTCTTTTTCAAAGCGAAAGATCCTGATGCTACAAAAAGCTGGTACAATCAGCATCTAGGTTTGAATACTGATCAATACGGTTGTACTTTCTGGTGGAAGGATAAACAGGGAAATGATTGTTCAACGCAATGGAGCCCTATGGATCATAAAACTGAATATTTTCAACCTTCGGAAAAACAATTCATGATGAATTTCAGGGTAGAGAACCTGGAAGAATTACTGAAGGTTTTGAAAATTGAAGGAGTAGAAGTTGTAGGCGAAATGGAAAATTATGACTATGGTAAGTTTGGCTGGATCCTGGATCCTGAAGGAAACAAGATCGAATTATGGGAGCCTGTAGATCAGGTTTTCCTCGAAGAGAAAGAAAAAGACAACGAATAA
- a CDS encoding 2-hydroxyacid dehydrogenase, producing the protein MIILHADTNHPILMQKLAEAGHHNVEGFEQSREETLQNQHLYDGIVIRSRYKIDKEFIDAAPNLKFIARVGAGLESIDVEYAQERGIKLFSAPEGNANAVGEHALGMLLSLFNRLNKADREVREGLWHREENRGVELDGKTVGLIGYGNMGKSFAKKLRGFDVDVIFYDLKDGIADENARQVTYDEFFEKADVVSLHTPLTEKTHQMINKEFIANFKKPIWFINTARGKSAVTEDLVGALKEGKILGAGLDVLEYEKSSFESLFGNKKNVSISAADSIPEALRELMFMPHTLLSPHVAGWTRESHEKLATVIADKIIGSFGDEKK; encoded by the coding sequence ATGATCATCCTACACGCAGATACCAACCATCCAATATTAATGCAAAAACTGGCTGAAGCTGGTCATCATAATGTGGAAGGCTTCGAACAAAGCCGTGAAGAAACCCTGCAAAATCAACATTTATATGATGGTATCGTCATAAGAAGCAGGTATAAGATTGATAAAGAATTTATTGATGCTGCGCCAAATTTGAAATTTATCGCCCGGGTTGGCGCCGGACTCGAAAGCATTGACGTGGAATATGCTCAGGAACGCGGAATCAAACTATTTTCTGCGCCGGAAGGAAATGCGAATGCCGTTGGGGAACATGCTCTTGGAATGCTCTTATCACTCTTTAACCGGCTCAACAAAGCAGATCGCGAGGTTCGCGAAGGATTATGGCATCGTGAAGAAAATCGTGGCGTGGAACTGGACGGGAAAACCGTTGGTTTAATAGGCTACGGAAATATGGGAAAGAGTTTTGCAAAAAAGCTTAGAGGTTTTGATGTTGATGTTATCTTTTATGATCTAAAAGATGGGATTGCAGATGAGAATGCAAGACAGGTTACCTACGATGAATTTTTTGAAAAGGCGGATGTCGTGAGTTTACATACTCCATTAACAGAGAAGACCCATCAAATGATCAATAAGGAATTTATTGCTAACTTTAAGAAACCTATCTGGTTCATCAATACCGCGAGAGGAAAAAGTGCGGTGACAGAAGATCTTGTTGGCGCATTAAAAGAGGGAAAGATCCTTGGAGCAGGACTGGATGTACTGGAATATGAAAAATCCAGTTTTGAAAGTCTTTTCGGGAATAAGAAGAATGTAAGCATAAGTGCGGCAGATTCTATTCCGGAGGCTTTAAGAGAACTAATGTTCATGCCACATACACTATTGAGTCCGCATGTTGCAGGCTGGACTAGAGAATCTCATGAAAAACTAGCCACGGTGATTGCAGATAAGATCATTGGAAGCTTTGGAGATGAGAAGAAATAG
- the mgtE gene encoding magnesium transporter, whose translation MQFQISEELIDKIQYLIEQGNDEELLLHLEDVHHADIAEILTEINLEEATYIVRLLDSEKTAEALMELEENVRERILENLSPSEIASELNEMDTDDAADIISELSPELQQNVIAEIEDEEHADHIVELLRYDEDSAGGLMAKELVKVNENWSVTGCMAEMRKQAENVTRVHSIYVVDSKNKLKGRLSLKDLLTASSNANISDVYIPQVDYVNVHTEGDEVARIMQKYDLEAIPVVDEMNRLVGRITVDDILDFVREEAEKDYQMAAGISEDVEADDNIFKQTRARLPWLMIGMFGGLGAASIISGFETILTTYPNLLVFVPLIQATAGNVGVQSSAIIVQGLANDSLRGNILSRLLKEFGLALINGTSIAIIVFAISSYFFGTTIQESISIGVALISVIVLAALIGTFIPIILNKNNIDPAVATGPFITTSNDVFGILTYFLIAKAILGF comes from the coding sequence ATGCAGTTTCAAATAAGTGAAGAATTAATTGACAAGATCCAGTACCTCATCGAACAAGGAAACGATGAGGAATTGTTGTTGCACCTTGAAGACGTGCATCACGCTGATATTGCTGAAATTCTTACCGAAATAAACCTGGAAGAAGCCACGTATATCGTGAGGCTTCTGGATAGTGAGAAAACTGCTGAAGCTCTTATGGAGCTGGAAGAGAATGTTCGGGAACGTATTCTTGAAAATCTCTCTCCAAGCGAGATCGCTTCAGAGCTGAACGAAATGGATACCGATGATGCAGCAGATATTATTTCTGAACTGTCACCGGAACTTCAGCAAAATGTGATCGCTGAGATTGAAGATGAGGAGCATGCAGATCATATCGTGGAACTGCTTCGTTATGACGAAGATTCTGCCGGTGGTCTTATGGCAAAAGAGCTCGTGAAGGTTAATGAGAACTGGAGTGTTACCGGCTGTATGGCCGAGATGCGAAAGCAGGCTGAGAACGTGACCCGTGTTCATTCAATTTATGTAGTCGATTCCAAGAATAAACTAAAAGGAAGACTTTCCCTTAAAGATCTACTAACTGCTTCCAGCAATGCCAATATCAGCGATGTTTATATTCCGCAGGTGGACTATGTAAATGTGCACACTGAAGGTGATGAGGTAGCGAGGATCATGCAAAAGTATGACCTTGAAGCGATTCCCGTAGTGGATGAAATGAATCGCCTTGTAGGAAGAATTACCGTTGATGATATTCTTGATTTTGTAAGGGAAGAAGCTGAAAAGGATTACCAGATGGCCGCAGGTATCTCTGAAGATGTGGAGGCCGATGATAATATTTTCAAACAAACCAGGGCAAGATTACCCTGGCTAATGATCGGGATGTTCGGTGGTCTTGGAGCTGCCAGTATTATTTCTGGTTTTGAAACCATACTAACAACGTATCCAAACTTACTGGTATTTGTGCCGCTTATCCAGGCAACTGCCGGGAACGTTGGAGTACAGTCCAGCGCGATCATCGTACAAGGACTCGCGAATGATAGTCTTAGAGGGAATATTCTATCCAGATTACTAAAGGAATTTGGTCTCGCACTTATAAATGGAACTTCTATAGCCATTATAGTTTTCGCTATTAGTTCATATTTCTTCGGAACCACTATTCAGGAATCGATCAGTATTGGGGTGGCCTTGATCTCTGTGATTGTATTAGCCGCACTTATTGGTACTTTTATCCCCATTATTCTGAATAAAAATAATATTGATCCTGCTGTTGCTACCGGACCATTTATCACTACCAGTAACGATGTTTTCGGGATCCTTACTTACTTTCTAATCGCCAAGGCGATCTTAGGTTTCTAG
- the rsmA gene encoding 16S rRNA (adenine(1518)-N(6)/adenine(1519)-N(6))-dimethyltransferase RsmA, whose amino-acid sequence MKNNRPPKQDSNTDVRAKKHLGQHFLTDENIARKIADTLDYSGYRKTLEIGPGMGVLTKYLLEKDTEVHVIEIDSESVEYLESHYLHLRGRIHEKDFLKHDLGSIFREEQFAVIGNFPYNISTQIVFKVLQMRDQIPEFSGMFQKEVAKRICEKEGSKAYGILSVLVQAFYEAEYLFTVPPTVFNPPPKVDSGVLRLKRKENYSLPCNEKLFFTVVKTSFNQRRKTLRNSLKSLNLPDNLREDTIFGSRPEQLGFQQFIELTQKIEPYAVSNK is encoded by the coding sequence ATGAAGAATAACAGGCCACCAAAACAGGACTCCAATACAGATGTTCGCGCAAAGAAACATTTGGGTCAGCATTTTTTGACCGATGAGAATATCGCCAGGAAAATCGCGGATACCCTCGATTATTCCGGATATAGGAAAACTTTGGAGATAGGTCCAGGGATGGGTGTGCTTACCAAGTATCTTCTTGAAAAAGATACTGAAGTTCACGTAATCGAGATCGATTCAGAAAGTGTGGAATATCTGGAAAGTCATTACCTGCATTTACGTGGTCGTATTCATGAAAAAGACTTCTTAAAACATGACCTTGGAAGTATCTTTAGAGAGGAACAGTTCGCCGTAATTGGTAATTTTCCCTATAATATTTCTACACAGATAGTTTTTAAGGTTTTGCAAATGCGTGACCAGATCCCAGAATTTTCTGGAATGTTTCAGAAAGAAGTGGCTAAACGAATTTGTGAAAAGGAAGGAAGTAAAGCTTACGGGATTTTGAGCGTACTTGTTCAGGCATTTTATGAAGCAGAATATCTGTTTACGGTGCCCCCAACAGTTTTCAATCCACCACCTAAAGTGGATAGCGGAGTTCTACGTTTAAAACGTAAGGAAAACTATAGTCTTCCCTGTAATGAAAAGCTGTTTTTCACCGTGGTGAAAACTTCTTTTAACCAACGTAGAAAAACACTTCGTAACTCTTTAAAAAGTCTTAATCTTCCAGATAATTTAAGGGAAGATACTATATTTGGATCTCGACCGGAACAACTCGGTTTCCAGCAGTTTATTGAACTGACGCAAAAAATAGAGCCGTATGCAGTTTCAAATAAGTGA
- a CDS encoding DUF4286 family protein translates to MIIYNVTVNIQEEIHDQWMEWMQKEHIPEMLKTGKFSKALMTKVMVQEPMGGITYSVQYTTESKEVLERYYQEDATKMRASSKAFEGKFVAFRTELELIGEYTSPE, encoded by the coding sequence ATGATCATATACAATGTCACCGTTAATATTCAGGAAGAGATCCACGACCAATGGATGGAATGGATGCAAAAAGAACATATCCCGGAAATGTTGAAAACCGGAAAGTTCAGCAAAGCTTTGATGACCAAGGTGATGGTGCAGGAACCAATGGGTGGCATCACATATTCAGTCCAGTATACTACGGAAAGTAAGGAAGTACTGGAGCGATATTACCAGGAAGATGCCACTAAAATGCGGGCAAGTTCCAAAGCTTTCGAAGGTAAATTTGTAGCTTTTAGAACCGAACTTGAACTAATTGGTGAATATACTTCCCCAGAATAA